In Tepidimonas taiwanensis, the following are encoded in one genomic region:
- a CDS encoding methyl-accepting chemotaxis protein, with protein sequence MSKSAMVVTTRNATAADATQPRLSGGSLTVGCVGAAVLGALPLLSDAIAWAGSGSVAPWRWAVDIVTLAGVAGGIAWTMRVMAQRARQIRRDMLTLSMGDLRQTITPSADDALGSLQRELALLQAALTDIIRAVRHASNEVVHSAIEIEQGARDVAARAESSAAALEESSAALEQTSSTSAHTADLVAQAAQLAQSNAASAERGGQIVERVVETMRRLEESSARIRDITSVIDGIAFQTNILALNAAVEAARAGEAGRGFAVVAGEVRSLAQRSGQAAKEIKDLIERTVEEVAQGVDVVRGVGDVMRDIVASAERNRALMEEVANAAREQQQGVRQIGEAVQELDRNTQQNAALAEETATAATSQRDAALRMAALVDEFRLSGGHSHYPSAVQGLDVDSIIDAHRQWKVKLRDAIENRATVDVQTLRRDDCCALGKWIYGEGQQRFGGQPRFAELIERHKHFHQVAADVGEQINQRRYREAEDAIAPGTAFSQATRAVVQVLSAAKRIGFN encoded by the coding sequence ATGTCCAAGTCTGCGATGGTGGTGACCACACGCAATGCCACCGCTGCTGATGCAACACAGCCGCGACTGTCGGGTGGCAGTTTGACGGTGGGGTGCGTCGGCGCGGCCGTGTTGGGTGCGTTGCCTTTGCTCAGCGATGCCATCGCCTGGGCGGGCTCTGGCAGCGTCGCTCCATGGCGCTGGGCGGTGGACATCGTGACATTGGCGGGTGTCGCAGGCGGTATTGCGTGGACCATGCGTGTGATGGCGCAACGCGCGCGCCAGATCCGTCGCGACATGCTCACGCTCAGCATGGGCGACCTGCGGCAGACCATCACGCCATCGGCTGATGATGCGCTCGGCAGCCTCCAGCGTGAACTCGCTCTGTTGCAAGCGGCGCTGACCGACATCATCCGCGCGGTGCGCCACGCCAGCAACGAAGTGGTGCACTCCGCCATCGAAATCGAGCAGGGTGCGCGCGATGTTGCAGCGCGGGCTGAATCGTCCGCCGCTGCGCTGGAAGAGTCCTCCGCCGCCTTGGAGCAAACATCCTCGACCAGTGCGCACACGGCCGACCTCGTGGCGCAGGCCGCGCAGCTTGCGCAAAGCAACGCGGCCTCGGCCGAGCGCGGCGGGCAAATCGTCGAGCGCGTCGTCGAGACGATGCGACGGCTCGAAGAGTCGTCGGCGCGCATCCGCGACATCACCAGCGTCATCGACGGCATCGCCTTCCAGACCAACATCCTCGCGCTCAATGCTGCCGTGGAAGCGGCACGAGCCGGCGAAGCCGGGCGCGGTTTTGCCGTGGTGGCCGGCGAAGTACGCTCGCTCGCGCAGCGTAGCGGCCAAGCCGCCAAGGAGATCAAAGACCTGATCGAGCGCACGGTGGAGGAAGTCGCCCAGGGGGTCGATGTCGTGCGCGGCGTGGGCGATGTCATGCGCGACATCGTGGCCTCAGCGGAGCGCAACCGCGCGCTGATGGAGGAGGTCGCCAATGCCGCGCGTGAGCAGCAACAGGGCGTGCGCCAGATCGGCGAAGCCGTGCAGGAGCTGGACCGCAACACGCAGCAAAACGCAGCGCTCGCGGAAGAAACCGCCACGGCCGCGACGTCGCAGCGCGATGCGGCGCTGCGCATGGCCGCGCTCGTCGACGAGTTCCGGCTCTCCGGCGGCCACAGCCACTACCCCAGCGCCGTTCAGGGGCTGGACGTGGACAGCATCATCGACGCGCACCGGCAATGGAAGGTCAAGCTGCGCGACGCGATCGAAAACCGCGCAACGGTCGATGTGCAAACGCTGCGGCGCGATGACTGCTGCGCGTTGGGTAAGTGGATCTATGGCGAAGGCCAGCAGCGTTTTGGCGGCCAGCCTCGCTTTGCCGAACTCATCGAGCGGCACAAACACTTCCACCAAGTCGCCGCCGACGTGGGCGAGCAGATCAACCAGCGGCGCTACCGAGAGGCAGAAGATGCGATTGCGCCGGGGACGGCGTTTTCGCAGGCGACGCGCGCCGTCGTGCAGGTGCTGTCGGCGGCGAAGCGAATTGGTTTTAACTGA
- the lspA gene encoding signal peptidase II: protein MAKGSSKGMLTWLGLAFCIVLADQITKWLILAFYRLGDVTPITSFFNIVRVHNTGAAFSFLAHAGGWQRWFFTAVGVGAAVFIVWLLRAHSSQRLFAFSLSCLLGGAIGNVIDRLVHGYVVDMLDFHFRWLAPLFPGGHFPAFNVADTAITIGSAGLILDELLRVRRSR from the coding sequence ATGGCCAAGGGGTCTTCCAAGGGGATGCTGACCTGGCTCGGGTTGGCATTTTGCATCGTGCTGGCGGATCAGATCACCAAATGGCTGATCCTGGCGTTCTACCGACTTGGCGACGTCACCCCGATCACGTCGTTTTTCAACATCGTGCGCGTGCACAACACCGGGGCGGCGTTTTCGTTTCTGGCCCACGCGGGCGGCTGGCAGCGCTGGTTCTTCACCGCGGTAGGGGTGGGGGCGGCGGTGTTCATCGTCTGGCTGCTGCGCGCGCACAGCAGCCAGCGGCTGTTTGCGTTCTCACTGTCGTGCCTGCTGGGCGGCGCCATCGGCAACGTCATCGACCGGCTGGTGCACGGCTACGTCGTGGACATGCTGGACTTCCACTTCCGCTGGCTGGCGCCGCTGTTTCCGGGCGGGCATTTCCCGGCGTTCAACGTCGCGGACACCGCGATCACGATCGGCTCGGCGGGACTGATCCTCGACGAACTGCTGCGGGTGCGCCGCAGCCGGTGA
- a CDS encoding HNH endonuclease: MRVLKLTAQGLPQAWLTLEEAVLHYAAGDVRWVAGAHIATFRGGHNARTGLQSVVEIHSIIGTRGHMVINPFDIVPTLSNAKLFARDRQLCAYCGDRFDEGELTREHVVPLAQGGRDHWMNVVTACRACNHRKGNRTPEQAHMPLLYAPYVPSLWEDFILRNRRILADQMEFLMAHLPRHSRLHA; encoded by the coding sequence ATGCGGGTGCTCAAGCTCACGGCTCAGGGCCTGCCCCAGGCGTGGTTGACGCTGGAGGAGGCGGTGCTGCACTACGCCGCCGGCGACGTGCGCTGGGTGGCGGGGGCCCACATCGCCACGTTTCGCGGCGGCCACAACGCGCGCACCGGGCTGCAGTCGGTGGTGGAAATCCACTCCATCATCGGCACACGCGGGCACATGGTCATCAACCCCTTCGATATCGTTCCCACGCTGTCCAACGCCAAGCTGTTCGCGCGCGACCGGCAGCTGTGCGCGTACTGCGGCGACCGCTTCGACGAGGGCGAACTGACGCGCGAGCACGTCGTGCCACTGGCGCAGGGCGGGCGCGACCATTGGATGAACGTCGTGACGGCGTGCCGCGCCTGCAACCACCGCAAGGGCAACCGCACGCCGGAGCAGGCGCACATGCCGCTGCTGTACGCGCCCTACGTGCCGAGCCTGTGGGAGGACTTCATCCTGCGCAACCGCCGCATCCTGGCGGACCAGATGGAGTTTCTGATGGCGCACCTGCCGCGCCACTCGCGGCTGCACGCCTGA
- a CDS encoding bifunctional [glutamate--ammonia ligase]-adenylyl-L-tyrosine phosphorylase/[glutamate--ammonia-ligase] adenylyltransferase → MTRPDVTPPPAGGHRWRFFRAGGVDQARLESADDLRALDTLDPKLWAALACPTAGLAIEPRTLAALDTDGDGRVRLPEVRAAVRWVCERLRDPGLILTLGDALPLAALADDDEGVALRQAARELLARVGRPDADVLTLADMADPAQVFPPQRPNGDGVVPVALAGDDALAAWIERIAAARGAVADRSGEPGLDEVTLDAIECDVAAVRAWRAAQPPGDAAAMAAALRAVDAVAAKVEDHYTRCRLAGFDARAAATLDWSPEPLQALGERLLDAADDALAVLPLAHVQPEPTVPLEPARVNPAWAAAIATLRDAAVLPLLGPREALHADDWQALRARLAAWRAWEAQRPDTPVAEWDAAWLDAWEGEAVAARLRALIAHDREAEPLAQRLASLQRLLHWRRDLGTLLRNVVNFADFYGGAQPAAFQAGTLYIDQRECHLCLPVADAAAHAQLAAYSGLYLLYCHCERAGEAPMTIVAALTAGDVPDFMVPGRNGVFVDRMGRDWSARVVRVVDNPISVREAFWAPYKRIARLVGEQVRKLAAAREQAVQAQAAQRVADGADAVQQGAGAKPAGQQAFDIARFAGIFAAIGLALGAIGTALAAVVTGFLQLAWWQMPLVVLGLMVLISGPSVLLAWFKLRQRNIGPLLDANGWAVNIRARIGIPFGKRLTAVAVLPAGAQRSADPDASASGGWAWWLLLVAVAAAVAWWLWRTIGVGG, encoded by the coding sequence ATGACCCGTCCCGACGTTACGCCGCCCCCGGCTGGCGGGCACCGCTGGCGCTTCTTTCGTGCCGGTGGGGTCGACCAGGCGCGCCTCGAATCGGCGGACGACCTGCGCGCGCTCGACACCCTCGACCCCAAGCTGTGGGCGGCGCTCGCCTGCCCGACGGCAGGGCTGGCGATCGAGCCGCGGACATTGGCCGCGCTCGACACCGACGGCGACGGCCGCGTGCGGCTGCCCGAGGTACGCGCGGCCGTGCGTTGGGTGTGCGAGCGGCTGCGCGACCCGGGGCTGATCCTGACGCTGGGTGACGCGCTGCCCCTGGCGGCGCTGGCCGACGACGACGAGGGCGTTGCGTTGCGGCAGGCGGCGCGCGAGTTGTTGGCGCGGGTCGGGCGGCCCGACGCCGACGTCCTGACGTTGGCCGACATGGCCGATCCCGCACAGGTCTTTCCGCCGCAGCGCCCGAACGGTGACGGGGTGGTGCCGGTGGCGCTGGCCGGCGACGACGCGCTGGCGGCGTGGATCGAACGCATCGCCGCCGCGCGCGGTGCCGTCGCGGACCGCAGCGGCGAGCCCGGCCTCGACGAGGTGACGCTCGATGCGATCGAATGCGATGTCGCGGCGGTGCGGGCGTGGCGCGCCGCGCAGCCGCCGGGTGATGCCGCGGCGATGGCCGCCGCGCTGCGCGCGGTCGATGCCGTCGCCGCCAAGGTCGAGGACCACTACACGCGCTGCCGGCTCGCGGGGTTCGACGCGCGCGCGGCGGCCACACTGGACTGGTCCCCGGAGCCGCTGCAGGCGCTGGGCGAGCGGCTGTTGGACGCGGCCGACGACGCGCTGGCGGTGCTGCCGCTGGCGCACGTGCAGCCCGAGCCGACGGTGCCGCTGGAGCCGGCGCGGGTCAACCCGGCGTGGGCGGCGGCGATCGCCACGCTGCGCGACGCCGCCGTGCTGCCGTTGCTCGGGCCGCGCGAGGCACTGCACGCCGACGACTGGCAGGCCCTGCGCGCGCGGCTCGCGGCGTGGCGCGCGTGGGAGGCGCAGCGCCCCGACACGCCGGTGGCCGAATGGGACGCCGCGTGGCTGGACGCGTGGGAAGGGGAGGCGGTCGCGGCGCGGCTGCGCGCGCTCATCGCACATGACCGCGAGGCGGAACCGCTCGCGCAGCGGCTCGCATCGCTGCAGCGCCTGCTGCACTGGCGCCGCGACCTCGGCACGCTGCTGCGCAACGTCGTCAATTTCGCCGATTTCTACGGCGGGGCACAGCCCGCGGCGTTTCAGGCCGGCACGCTCTACATCGACCAGCGCGAATGCCACCTGTGCCTGCCGGTGGCGGACGCTGCCGCGCACGCCCAGCTGGCCGCGTACAGCGGGTTGTACTTGCTGTACTGCCACTGCGAGCGGGCGGGCGAGGCCCCGATGACCATCGTCGCCGCGCTGACCGCAGGCGACGTGCCGGACTTCATGGTCCCCGGCCGCAACGGCGTCTTCGTCGACCGCATGGGGCGTGACTGGAGTGCGCGCGTGGTGCGCGTCGTGGACAACCCGATCAGCGTGCGCGAGGCGTTCTGGGCCCCGTACAAGCGCATCGCCCGCCTCGTGGGCGAGCAGGTGCGCAAACTCGCCGCGGCGCGCGAGCAGGCCGTGCAGGCCCAGGCCGCGCAGCGGGTGGCCGACGGCGCGGACGCGGTGCAGCAGGGGGCGGGCGCCAAACCCGCCGGCCAGCAGGCGTTCGACATCGCCCGGTTCGCGGGCATCTTCGCCGCGATCGGGCTGGCGCTGGGGGCGATCGGCACCGCGTTGGCGGCCGTGGTCACGGGGTTTCTGCAGCTGGCGTGGTGGCAGATGCCGCTGGTCGTCCTCGGGCTGATGGTGCTGATTTCCGGGCCGTCGGTGCTGCTGGCGTGGTTCAAGCTGCGCCAGCGCAACATCGGCCCGCTGCTCGACGCCAACGGCTGGGCGGTCAACATCCGCGCGCGCATCGGCATCCCGTTCGGCAAGCGGCTGACCGCGGTCGCGGTGCTGCCGGCCGGCGCGCAGCGCAGCGCCGACCCCGACGCGTCCGCGTCCGGGGGGTGGGCGTGGTGGCTGCTGCTGGTGGCGGTGGCCGCAGCCGTCGCGTGGTGGCTGTGGCGCACGATCGGCGTGGGCGGCTGA
- the ileS gene encoding isoleucine--tRNA ligase, producing MTDRRDSAPAPDYSHTLNLPDTPFPMRGNLPQREPGWVRQWEEQGIYRRLREARAGAPKFILHDGPPYANGRIHIGHAVNKVLKDMIVKARQLAGFDAQYVPGWDCHGLPIENAIEKLHGRGLSRDEMQARARAFATEQIAQQMADFKRLGVLGDWERPYRTMDFKNEAEEIRAFKRVMERGFVYRGLKPVYWCFDCGSSLAEFEIEYADKGSQTLDVGFLCAEPQRLLLAFASASPLPHADLVSLAQRPIYAVIWTTTAWTIPANQALNVNPELPYALVDTPRGLLILAEALVESCLQRYGLTGEVLAVAPGRVLDRIAFRHPLAHVHPGYDRLSPVYLADYATAEDGTGIVHSAPAYGVEDFHSCTAHGLALADILNPVQGNGVYAADLPLFGGQSIWKAAPVIIDTLRDADRLFATHAITHSYPHCWRHKTPVIYRAAAQWFIRMDAPTEATRGIFATDPAPRSLREMALEAIEHTRFYPESGRARLRDMIAHRPDWCISRQRSWGVPLPFLLDVDSGEPHPRTPEIVDLAAEVVEAGGIEAWSKLSVAEILQRIGDPADPARYTKSTDILEVWFDSGTTHTTVLKGSHAGAGHDSGPEADLYLEGHDQHRGWFHSSLLTACAMYGRAPYRGLLTHGFTVDGQGRKMSKSLGNVVAPQEVSDKLGAEIIRLWVAATDYSGDLGIDDKILARVVDSYRRMRNTLRFLLANISDFDPAQDAVPPEQLLEIDRWALARTAQLQAEILAHYHDYEFHPVVAKVQVFCSEDLGAFYLDVLKDRLYTTAPKSLARRSAQTALHQITHAMLRWIAPFLSFTAEEAWALIGHSPSIFTETYLPLATPDEALLAKWARILAIRDAVNKAIEDERAAGRIGPSLQAQVTLTLPPEDHALLASLGDDARFVFIVSALTLAAGNALAVAVTPSPHPKCARCWHWRADVGHDPAHPHLCGRCTSNLYGAGETRHAA from the coding sequence ATGACCGATCGCCGCGATTCCGCCCCGGCCCCCGACTACAGCCACACGCTCAACCTGCCGGACACGCCGTTTCCGATGCGCGGCAACCTGCCGCAACGCGAGCCGGGCTGGGTGCGGCAGTGGGAGGAACAAGGCATCTACCGCCGCCTGCGCGAGGCGCGCGCCGGGGCGCCGAAGTTCATCCTGCACGACGGCCCGCCGTACGCCAACGGGCGCATCCACATTGGGCACGCGGTCAACAAGGTGCTCAAGGACATGATCGTCAAGGCGCGGCAGCTTGCCGGCTTCGACGCGCAGTACGTGCCCGGGTGGGACTGCCACGGCCTGCCGATCGAAAACGCCATCGAAAAGCTGCACGGCCGCGGCCTTTCGCGCGACGAGATGCAGGCCAGGGCGCGCGCCTTTGCCACCGAGCAGATCGCGCAGCAGATGGCCGACTTCAAGCGGTTGGGCGTGCTGGGTGACTGGGAGCGCCCCTACCGCACGATGGATTTCAAGAACGAGGCCGAGGAAATCCGCGCGTTCAAGCGCGTGATGGAGCGCGGCTTCGTCTACCGGGGCCTGAAACCCGTGTACTGGTGCTTCGACTGCGGCTCGTCGCTGGCCGAGTTCGAAATCGAGTACGCCGACAAGGGCAGCCAGACGCTGGACGTGGGCTTCCTCTGCGCCGAACCGCAGCGGCTGCTGCTGGCCTTCGCCAGTGCCAGCCCGCTGCCACATGCCGATCTGGTGTCACTGGCGCAGCGCCCCATCTACGCCGTCATCTGGACCACCACCGCGTGGACCATCCCCGCCAACCAGGCGCTCAACGTCAACCCCGAACTGCCCTACGCGTTGGTGGACACCCCGCGCGGGCTGCTGATCCTGGCCGAGGCGCTGGTCGAATCGTGCCTGCAGCGCTATGGGCTGACCGGCGAGGTGTTGGCGGTGGCGCCGGGCCGCGTGCTGGATCGCATCGCCTTCCGCCACCCGCTGGCGCACGTGCACCCGGGGTATGACAGGCTCTCGCCGGTGTACCTGGCCGACTACGCCACCGCCGAGGACGGCACCGGTATCGTGCATTCGGCCCCCGCCTACGGCGTGGAGGACTTCCACTCGTGCACCGCGCACGGGCTGGCGCTGGCCGACATCCTCAACCCCGTGCAGGGCAACGGGGTGTACGCGGCCGATCTGCCCCTCTTCGGGGGGCAATCCATCTGGAAGGCGGCGCCGGTCATCATCGACACGCTGCGCGACGCCGACCGGCTGTTCGCGACACACGCCATCACACACAGCTACCCCCACTGCTGGCGGCACAAGACCCCGGTCATCTACCGCGCCGCCGCCCAGTGGTTCATCCGCATGGACGCGCCCACCGAGGCCACGCGCGGCATCTTCGCCACCGACCCGGCCCCGCGCTCGCTGCGCGAGATGGCGCTGGAGGCGATCGAGCACACCCGGTTCTATCCGGAGAGTGGCCGCGCGCGCCTGCGCGACATGATCGCGCACCGGCCCGACTGGTGCATCAGCCGCCAGCGCTCGTGGGGCGTGCCGCTGCCGTTCCTCCTCGACGTCGACAGCGGCGAGCCGCACCCCCGAACACCCGAGATCGTCGATCTGGCCGCCGAGGTGGTCGAGGCCGGCGGCATCGAGGCGTGGAGCAAACTCAGCGTCGCCGAGATCCTGCAGCGCATCGGTGACCCCGCCGACCCCGCGCGCTACACCAAGAGCACCGACATCCTCGAGGTCTGGTTCGACTCCGGCACCACGCACACCACCGTGCTCAAGGGCAGCCATGCGGGTGCGGGCCACGACAGCGGGCCGGAAGCCGACCTCTACCTGGAAGGCCACGACCAGCACCGCGGCTGGTTCCACTCGTCGCTGCTGACCGCGTGCGCGATGTACGGCCGCGCGCCCTACCGCGGATTGCTCACCCACGGCTTCACCGTGGACGGCCAAGGTCGCAAGATGAGCAAGTCGCTCGGCAACGTCGTCGCGCCGCAGGAGGTGAGCGACAAGCTCGGCGCCGAGATCATCCGGCTGTGGGTGGCCGCCACCGACTACTCGGGCGACCTGGGCATCGACGACAAGATCCTCGCGCGCGTGGTCGACAGCTACCGCCGCATGCGCAACACGCTGCGCTTTCTGCTGGCCAACATCAGCGACTTCGACCCCGCGCAGGATGCCGTGCCGCCCGAACAGCTGCTGGAGATCGACCGCTGGGCGCTCGCGCGCACCGCGCAACTGCAGGCCGAGATCCTGGCCCACTACCACGACTACGAGTTCCACCCGGTGGTCGCCAAGGTACAGGTGTTCTGCTCCGAGGACCTGGGCGCGTTCTACCTGGACGTGCTCAAGGACCGGCTCTACACCACCGCGCCCAAGAGCCTGGCGCGGCGCAGCGCCCAGACCGCGCTGCACCAGATCACGCACGCGATGCTGCGCTGGATCGCGCCGTTCCTGTCCTTCACTGCCGAAGAGGCGTGGGCGCTGATCGGGCACAGCCCCAGCATCTTCACCGAGACCTATCTGCCGCTCGCCACGCCGGACGAGGCGCTGCTCGCCAAATGGGCGCGCATCCTCGCCATCCGCGACGCGGTCAACAAGGCGATCGAGGACGAGCGCGCCGCGGGCCGCATCGGCCCCTCGCTGCAGGCGCAGGTGACGCTGACGCTGCCGCCGGAGGACCACGCGCTGCTGGCCAGCCTGGGCGACGACGCCAGGTTCGTGTTCATCGTCTCGGCGCTGACACTGGCCGCGGGCAATGCGCTGGCCGTCGCGGTCACGCCGTCGCCGCACCCCAAGTGCGCGCGCTGCTGGCACTGGCGCGCGGACGTGGGCCACGACCCGGCGCACCCGCACCTGTGCGGCCGCTGCACGAGCAACCTGTACGGCGCCGGCGAAACCCGGCACGCCGCCTGA
- a CDS encoding coniferyl aldehyde dehydrogenase translates to MRRAFAARAPSTAAQRRDALARLLRAVLDHEDEWVRAIDADFGRRSATETRLLELGPLADEIRYLRRHVARWMRPQRVPVNPLFWPARARIVPQPLGVVGIIGAWNYPLQLTLSPLANALAAGNHVLLKPSELAPHTAALLQRVLGEVFAPEEVCVVTGGADVAAALAGLPLDHLLFTGSTRVGRLVMQAAAAQLTPVTLELGGKSPAIVGPGADLAQAADRIATAKGWNAGQTCIAPDYCLVPRERRDAFVAALRDSVRRRWPRGAADPDYTALVSSAAWERMQRLAREAADNGATLVPLMDTAAQPDVRAMGPVAVLDPPADCALMREEIFGPLLPVLPYDSLEQAIAHVNAGPRPLALYLFERDARAIEHVLQATTSGGVTVNDCMLHQPQHALPFGGVGASGIGAYHGRHGFERFSHRKGVYLQHPLVGAVFDRWVRPPYGPFVTRLLRWMLRR, encoded by the coding sequence ATGCGGCGGGCCTTCGCCGCCCGTGCGCCGAGCACCGCGGCACAGCGCCGCGACGCGCTGGCGCGGCTGCTGCGGGCCGTGCTCGACCACGAGGACGAGTGGGTGCGCGCCATCGACGCCGACTTCGGCCGCCGCAGCGCCACCGAGACGCGGCTGCTGGAGCTGGGGCCGCTGGCCGATGAGATCCGTTATCTGCGACGCCATGTGGCACGCTGGATGCGTCCGCAGCGCGTGCCCGTCAACCCGCTGTTCTGGCCGGCGCGCGCGCGCATCGTGCCGCAGCCGCTCGGGGTGGTGGGCATCATCGGCGCGTGGAACTACCCGCTGCAGCTCACGCTGTCGCCGCTGGCCAACGCACTGGCGGCGGGCAACCACGTGCTGCTCAAACCGTCGGAGCTGGCCCCGCACACGGCCGCGCTGCTGCAGCGGGTGCTGGGCGAGGTGTTCGCGCCGGAGGAGGTGTGCGTCGTCACCGGCGGGGCGGACGTCGCGGCGGCGCTGGCGGGGCTGCCGCTCGACCACCTGCTCTTCACCGGCTCGACGCGCGTCGGGCGGCTGGTGATGCAGGCCGCGGCCGCCCAGCTCACGCCGGTGACGCTGGAGCTCGGCGGCAAGTCGCCCGCGATCGTGGGGCCGGGCGCCGATCTGGCGCAGGCGGCGGACCGTATCGCCACCGCCAAGGGCTGGAACGCAGGCCAGACGTGTATTGCGCCGGACTACTGCCTCGTGCCGCGCGAGCGGCGCGACGCGTTCGTCGCCGCGTTACGCGACAGCGTGCGCCGGCGCTGGCCGCGCGGCGCGGCCGATCCGGACTATACGGCGCTGGTCTCGTCCGCCGCATGGGAGCGGATGCAGCGCCTGGCACGCGAGGCCGCGGACAACGGCGCCACGCTGGTGCCGCTGATGGACACCGCCGCGCAACCCGACGTGCGAGCGATGGGGCCGGTGGCCGTGCTGGACCCACCGGCGGACTGCGCGCTGATGCGCGAGGAGATCTTCGGCCCGCTGCTGCCGGTGCTGCCCTACGACTCGCTGGAGCAGGCGATCGCCCACGTCAACGCCGGGCCGCGGCCGCTGGCGCTGTACCTGTTTGAGCGCGACGCGCGGGCGATCGAGCACGTGCTGCAGGCCACCACCAGCGGCGGCGTCACCGTCAACGACTGCATGCTGCACCAGCCGCAGCACGCGCTGCCCTTCGGCGGCGTGGGCGCGAGCGGCATCGGGGCCTACCACGGGCGCCACGGGTTCGAGCGCTTTTCGCACCGCAAGGGCGTGTACCTGCAGCATCCGCTCGTGGGTGCGGTGTTCGACCGCTGGGTACGACCGCCCTACGGGCCGTTCGTCACCCGGCTGCTGCGCTGGATGCTGCGCCGCTGA
- a CDS encoding bifunctional riboflavin kinase/FAD synthetase produces MHITYGLHNLRRRPAQPRALTIGNFDGVHRGHQAMLALLINEARHRGVPACAVTFEPHPRDFFAARHRRPELAPARIATLRDKLAELRRCGIDECVILPFDETLAALSAEAFIDDVLIGALNARYVLVGDDFRFGAQRRGDYALLDAAGEARGFDVARMLSYEVHGGRVSSSAVREALAAGDMARAAALLGRPYAISGHVVHGRKLGRALGETAAGLGDGFRTLNLRFDHWKPAASGIFVVQVYGLDPSPQAPPLPGVANLGVRPSLDPDDVNGGRVLLETHCLEWPERVRQALARAPVPGEAYGRIIRVELLHKLHDERRYDSLAALSAGIAQDCADARAWFAAHGPTPARPS; encoded by the coding sequence ATGCACATCACCTACGGCCTGCACAACCTGCGCCGGCGACCCGCCCAGCCGCGGGCGCTGACGATCGGCAATTTCGACGGCGTGCACCGCGGCCATCAGGCGATGCTGGCGCTGCTGATCAACGAGGCGCGTCACCGCGGCGTGCCCGCGTGCGCCGTGACGTTCGAGCCGCACCCGCGGGACTTCTTCGCCGCGCGGCACCGCCGCCCGGAGCTGGCGCCGGCGCGCATTGCCACGCTGCGCGACAAGCTGGCGGAGCTGCGCCGCTGCGGTATCGACGAATGCGTGATCCTGCCCTTCGACGAGACGCTCGCGGCGCTGTCGGCCGAGGCGTTCATCGACGACGTGCTGATTGGGGCGCTGAACGCGCGTTATGTGCTCGTCGGCGATGACTTTCGCTTCGGCGCGCAGCGCCGCGGCGACTACGCGCTGCTGGACGCCGCGGGCGAGGCACGCGGCTTCGACGTGGCGCGCATGCTCAGCTACGAGGTCCACGGCGGGCGCGTGTCCAGCTCCGCGGTGCGCGAGGCGCTGGCCGCGGGCGACATGGCGCGCGCCGCGGCGCTGCTCGGGCGCCCGTACGCGATCAGCGGCCACGTCGTGCACGGGCGCAAGCTGGGCCGCGCCCTGGGCGAAACGGCCGCGGGTCTCGGCGATGGCTTTCGCACGCTCAACCTGCGCTTCGACCACTGGAAGCCCGCCGCCAGCGGCATCTTCGTCGTGCAGGTGTACGGGCTGGACCCGTCGCCGCAGGCGCCACCGTTGCCCGGTGTGGCCAACCTGGGCGTGCGGCCGTCGCTCGACCCCGACGACGTCAACGGCGGGCGCGTGCTGCTCGAAACCCACTGCCTCGAGTGGCCCGAGCGCGTGCGCCAGGCACTCGCGCGCGCCCCGGTGCCCGGAGAGGCCTACGGTAGAATCATCCGCGTCGAGCTGCTGCACAAGCTGCACGACGAGCGCCGGTACGACAGTCTGGCCGCCCTGTCGGCGGGTATCGCCCAGGACTGCGCCGACGCCCGCGCCTGGTTTGCCGCGCACGGCCCCACCCCCGCCCGCCCATCATGA